Proteins from one Hyperolius riggenbachi isolate aHypRig1 chromosome 4, aHypRig1.pri, whole genome shotgun sequence genomic window:
- the LOC137504696 gene encoding apolipoprotein L3-like: protein MAEFANTVCITLDTTVVLPGSQNPPHVMSEHANVHEHPQIVNYQHSEEVRLKMEDEDKRELLSSVNENLKECEALTALLKKAISECVIELYSIAEDIDKFHKRATITNVVGSTFGIAGGILSIIGLALIPVTLGVSLILSGVGIGVATAGGVTGASASIADTVNMKKKCKEASKKGEEINDKITKLQEHTEKMIETIKALQTKRSGQEAVNAARIGARGVFVGVEISRLVQLGRIAAQGAEIAAQAARAIRAVSGVFTALFVIIDVAFIIKSGKELHEGAKTNQAQQIREQADSLLEIRAALTENMKSMRAEVNKNFSAK from the exons ATGGCAGAGTTTGCTAACACTGTGTGTATCACGCTTGACACCACGGTGGTGTTACCTGGCAGCCAAAATCCACCTCATGTCATGTCTGAACATG CCAATGTGCATGAgcatccacagattgtgaattatCAGCACTCAGAGGAAGTAAGGCTGAAAATG GAAGATGAGGATAAAAGAGAACTGCTGTCATCG GTGAATGAAAACCTCAAAGAATGTGAAGCGCTTACAGCACTTCTGAAGAAAGCTATttctgaatgtgtcattgagctgtACAGTATTGCCGAGGACATAGACAAGTTCCATAAGAGAGCCACCATCACCAATGTTGTAGGAAGTACATTTGGAATCGCGGGTGGAATTCTATCCATCATTGGTCTGGCTCTGATTCCAGTGACGCTGGGCGTATCTCTCATTCTCAGTGGTGTTGGCATTGGTGTGGCTACAGCTGGTGGAGTCACCGGAGCGTCTGCTTCTATAGCTGATACTGTAAATATGAAAAAGAAATGCAAGGAAGCaagcaagaagggagaagaaattAATGATAAGATTACAAAATTGCAAGAACATACCGAAAAGATGATAGAAACCATCAAAGCTCTGCAAACTAAAAGGAGTGGGCAGGAAGCTGTTAATGCAGCCAGAATCGGGGCAAGGGGAGTGTTTGTAGGAGTAGAGATAAGTAGATTGGTTCAGCTGGGGAGGATAGCAGCCCAAGGGGCTGAAATAGCAGCTCAAGCAGCTCGAGCCATCCGTGCTGTGTCTGGAGTATTTACTGCCTTATTTGTAATTATTGATGTTGCCTTTATTATAAAGTCAGGCAAGGAGCTACATGAAGGTGCCAAAACCAACCAAGCTCAACAAATAAGGGAGCAGGCTGATAGTCTGCTAGAAATAAGGGCTGCTCTGACAGAAAACATGAAAAGCATGCGTGCTGAAGTGAACAAAAACTTCAGCGCAAAGTAA